Proteins encoded within one genomic window of Pseudomonadota bacterium:
- the metE gene encoding 5-methyltetrahydropteroyltriglutamate--homocysteine S-methyltransferase — MASLHNLGFPRVGAKRELKFAQEAFWKGQASEAELLATAKQIRGVNWQMQQSLDLVPVGDFSLYDQVLDMSFTLGHLPARVAGLQGSELDNYFRVARGRSANDTGCACVHAGEMTKWFDTNYHYIVPEVTADTTFTLNTERLLSQLAEAKHSGVNAKPVIIGPVTYLWLSKEKDASNRLDLLPKLLPLYGELLEKLADAGAQWVQIDEPALVTELDAQWQQAFEPTYHYLKESPVKILLATYFGTLQANLQLACNLPVAGLHVDAVRGRVEIGTIMDWLPVHKVLSVGAIDGRNIWKTDLNATLDWLEPMAQKLGDRLWIAPSCSLLHVPVDLDSEQKLDVDIRSWLAFAKQKLVELAVLGKAINEGRAAVADELDANRDAIDSRKNSERVHNPVVNAAVKNVTAKLGQRESPYSERIVKQHTHLKLPLYPTTTIGSFPQTPAIRKARLAFKKQEISAEQYKAKMQAEIEHAVREQEKLGLDVLVHGEAERNDMVEYFGEQLEGFAFTRFGWVQSYGSRCVKPPILFGDISRPKAMTVEWIKYARSLTDKPLKGMLTGPVTILNWSFVRDDQPRRDSCLQLALAIREEVLDLEAGGGNIIQIDEAALREGLPLRRSEWQDYLDWAVESFRITANGVRDDTQIHTHMCYSDFNDIIEAIAHMDADVITIETSRSDMELLDVFEEFEYPNEIGPGVY; from the coding sequence ATGGCTTCATTACACAACTTGGGGTTTCCCCGCGTCGGCGCTAAACGCGAACTGAAATTCGCCCAGGAGGCGTTCTGGAAGGGGCAGGCTTCCGAAGCGGAGCTGCTGGCAACCGCCAAGCAGATCCGCGGCGTTAACTGGCAAATGCAACAGTCACTGGATCTTGTGCCGGTAGGGGATTTCTCGCTGTACGACCAGGTATTGGACATGAGCTTCACCCTGGGCCATCTACCGGCGCGGGTTGCCGGTCTGCAAGGCAGCGAACTGGATAACTACTTCCGCGTGGCGCGTGGTCGTTCCGCAAACGATACCGGCTGCGCCTGTGTGCATGCCGGTGAAATGACCAAGTGGTTCGATACCAACTATCACTACATCGTGCCGGAGGTCACCGCCGATACCACCTTCACCCTGAATACGGAGCGTCTGCTCAGCCAACTGGCGGAGGCAAAACACTCTGGAGTGAATGCCAAGCCGGTGATCATCGGTCCGGTGACCTATCTGTGGCTAAGTAAAGAAAAAGACGCATCCAATCGTCTGGATCTGTTACCAAAGCTGCTGCCGCTCTACGGCGAGCTGCTGGAAAAACTGGCCGATGCCGGAGCCCAGTGGGTGCAGATAGACGAACCTGCTCTGGTTACCGAGTTGGACGCCCAATGGCAGCAGGCCTTTGAGCCTACCTATCATTACCTTAAAGAAAGCCCGGTCAAGATACTGCTGGCCACCTACTTCGGTACCCTGCAGGCGAATCTACAATTGGCTTGCAATTTGCCGGTCGCCGGTCTGCACGTGGATGCGGTGCGTGGCCGTGTTGAGATTGGGACGATCATGGACTGGTTGCCGGTACACAAGGTGCTGTCCGTGGGCGCCATCGACGGTCGCAACATATGGAAAACCGATCTCAACGCTACCCTAGACTGGCTGGAACCCATGGCGCAAAAACTGGGCGATCGCCTGTGGATCGCGCCGTCCTGCTCGCTGTTGCATGTGCCGGTGGACCTGGACAGCGAACAGAAACTGGATGTCGATATCCGCAGCTGGCTGGCCTTCGCCAAACAGAAACTGGTGGAGCTCGCCGTGCTGGGCAAGGCTATCAATGAAGGTCGTGCAGCGGTTGCGGACGAACTGGACGCCAACCGGGACGCTATCGACAGCCGCAAGAACTCCGAACGTGTACACAATCCGGTAGTAAATGCCGCGGTAAAAAATGTTACCGCCAAACTGGGTCAGCGTGAGAGCCCCTATTCCGAACGTATCGTCAAGCAGCACACACATCTGAAGCTGCCGTTGTATCCGACCACAACAATCGGCTCCTTCCCCCAGACACCGGCCATCCGCAAGGCGCGATTGGCGTTCAAAAAGCAGGAAATTTCTGCTGAACAATATAAAGCGAAGATGCAGGCCGAGATCGAACACGCCGTGCGCGAGCAGGAAAAACTGGGCCTGGATGTGCTGGTACACGGCGAGGCCGAACGTAACGATATGGTGGAGTACTTCGGTGAGCAACTGGAGGGCTTTGCTTTCACCCGGTTCGGCTGGGTTCAGTCCTACGGCTCGCGCTGCGTCAAGCCGCCGATTCTGTTCGGTGACATCAGCCGTCCGAAAGCCATGACGGTTGAATGGATCAAATATGCTCGGTCGCTAACCGACAAGCCGCTGAAAGGCATGCTCACCGGCCCGGTCACCATTCTCAACTGGTCCTTCGTGCGTGACGATCAGCCTCGCCGTGACAGCTGTTTGCAACTGGCCCTGGCCATTCGCGAGGAAGTGCTGGACCTGGAGGCGGGGGGTGGCAACATCATCCAGATCGATGAAGCCGCGTTGCGTGAGGGTCTACCGCTGCGGCGCAGTGAATGGCAGGACTACCTCGACTGGGCAGTGGAGTCCTTTCGTATCACCGCTAACGGTGTGCGCGACGACACCCAGATTCACACCCATATGTGTTATTCCGACTTCAACGACATTATTGAAGCCATTGCCCATATGGATGCGGATGTCATCACCATTGAAACCTCACGTTCCGATATGGAGCTGTTGGACGTGTTCGAGGAATTTGAATACCCGAACGAAATCGGCCCCGGTGTGTACGA